One region of Bacteroidota bacterium genomic DNA includes:
- the cydB gene encoding cytochrome d ubiquinol oxidase subunit II, with protein sequence METIVGIDLPTWWYLVIGAVFTGYTILDGFDLGAGAVHLFFNKEESRRIALNAIGPVWDGNEVWLVIGGGALFAGFPEVYASLFSAFYIPFMIFLVGLIFRAISIEFRSKEKMKWWRNLWDRSYSIASIVITLLLGVLLGNIIQGIKIEQGFVYQGTFLDLLNPYALVVGVTTLSLFMMHGCIYLVMKTENRLYAKLTIMVRNTTNAFIVLYLILTGYTLYHVPYMAKKFHDEPVLYIVPFLTIACVIGLKLLVKRRKYFKAFILSSLTAMLLLITVALNLYPNVLISTIDPAYTINVYNGASSAASLKIMLLMAAIGVPIVAVYTTFVFWTFRGKVKMDETSY encoded by the coding sequence ATGGAAACAATTGTCGGCATAGACTTACCAACGTGGTGGTATCTTGTAATCGGAGCGGTGTTTACTGGCTACACGATACTTGACGGATTCGATTTAGGCGCGGGAGCAGTGCATCTGTTCTTTAATAAAGAAGAGAGCAGACGCATTGCCCTCAATGCCATCGGTCCCGTATGGGACGGCAACGAAGTATGGCTCGTCATCGGCGGGGGAGCGTTGTTTGCAGGCTTTCCTGAAGTTTACGCATCGCTTTTCTCGGCGTTTTATATACCGTTCATGATATTTTTAGTCGGATTAATATTCAGAGCGATATCAATTGAGTTCCGCAGCAAAGAAAAAATGAAATGGTGGAGAAATTTATGGGATAGAAGCTACAGCATAGCAAGTATTGTAATAACGCTTCTTCTCGGAGTTTTGCTGGGTAATATAATTCAGGGAATAAAAATCGAGCAGGGATTTGTTTATCAGGGCACTTTTCTGGATTTATTAAATCCGTATGCTTTGGTAGTGGGAGTTACAACTCTATCATTATTCATGATGCACGGATGCATTTATCTTGTGATGAAAACTGAAAACAGATTATATGCTAAGCTGACAATTATGGTAAGGAATACTACCAATGCATTTATTGTTTTGTATCTGATTCTGACAGGATATACATTGTATCACGTTCCATACATGGCAAAGAAATTTCATGATGAGCCTGTTCTTTACATAGTGCCGTTCCTGACTATAGCCTGTGTAATCGGTTTGAAATTACTTGTAAAGCGCAGAAAATATTTTAAAGCATTCATTCTTTCATCACTTACAGCGATGTTATTATTGATAACCGTTGCGTTGAATTTATACCCTAACGTTTTGATATCTACCATTGACCCTGCTTATACTATAAATGTTTACAACGGCGCATCATCGGCAGCATCGTTAAAGATTATGTTATTAATGGCAGCCATTGGAGTTCCTATTGTCGCAGTATATACAACGTTTGTATTCTGGACTTTCAGAGGGAAGGTAAAGATGGATGAAACGAGTTATTGA
- a CDS encoding class I SAM-dependent methyltransferase, producing the protein MTVKEHYDNHLGNFYGWMLGDFDTNEEKMREFFAGHGIASQTNQIALDLGSGNGIQAVALAKLGYKVKAVDFNEQLLNELNEHKSQYDIEVINCEAINYLNSLNKKFSLITCMGDTILHLESREWVKEFIKLCYENLESGGKLILSFRDYTTELKGDARFIPVKSDDTKVMTCFLEYSDDYVKVTDLLHEKINGEWMQFVSSYKKTRVLPEEIEQYLNDAGFEIESNENLNRMIYVIANRL; encoded by the coding sequence ATGACAGTAAAAGAACATTACGATAATCACTTAGGAAATTTTTACGGCTGGATGCTGGGTGACTTTGACACTAACGAAGAAAAAATGCGAGAGTTCTTCGCAGGGCATGGGATTGCATCGCAGACGAATCAGATTGCATTGGACCTCGGCAGCGGGAACGGCATTCAGGCAGTTGCCCTTGCAAAGCTCGGTTACAAAGTAAAGGCAGTTGATTTCAATGAGCAATTATTAAATGAGCTGAACGAACATAAAAGCCAGTACGATATTGAAGTAATAAACTGCGAGGCGATAAATTATTTAAATTCGTTAAATAAAAAATTCTCGCTTATAACTTGTATGGGAGATACGATACTCCATCTTGAAAGCAGGGAATGGGTAAAAGAATTTATAAAGCTTTGTTATGAGAATTTAGAATCGGGTGGAAAATTAATCTTATCTTTCAGAGATTACACAACTGAATTAAAAGGGGATGCAAGATTTATTCCGGTTAAATCGGATGACACAAAAGTTATGACGTGCTTCCTGGAATACTCAGATGACTATGTAAAAGTTACTGATTTGCTTCATGAAAAAATAAACGGTGAGTGGATGCAGTTTGTAAGCTCATATAAAAAAACAAGAGTGCTGCCTGAGGAGATAGAACAATATCTGAACGATGCAGGATTTGAAATTGAATCGAATGAAAACTT